One part of the Rutidosis leptorrhynchoides isolate AG116_Rl617_1_P2 chromosome 1, CSIRO_AGI_Rlap_v1, whole genome shotgun sequence genome encodes these proteins:
- the LOC139882416 gene encoding protein SCO1 homolog 1, mitochondrial-like produces MAAVISKTAQLRRTYRLFSSYTSSFRLTPHIANKNPNSPLYRPLNQSQLGSFTKLPRFLSTNSQADSPLKQTTADPQSDKGKQSGDSNQSSEQGKSIRGGPISWLSFLLLVATGAGVVFYYDQEKKRHIEEINTSSTAVKQGPSAGKAAIGGPFKLVDHNGKSVTENDFKGKWTLIYFGFTHCPDICPDELQKLATAIDKIKAKAGFEIVPVFISVDPERDSVEQVREYVKEFHPKLIGLTGDPEEIKKAARAYRVYYMKTEEEGSDYLVDHSIIMYLMDPNMEFVKFFGKNNDVEALTEGIINEIKQYKKAKA; encoded by the exons ATGGCAGCAGTAATCTCAAAAACCGCTCAACTCCGTCGAACTTACCGCCTCTTCTCATCTTACACGTCATCATTTCGTCTAACACCTCATATCGCTAATAAAAACCCTAATTCACCACTTTACCGGCCTCTCAATCAATCG CAACTAGGATCATTTACAAAGCTTCCTAGGTTTTTATCTACTAATTCTCAAGCTGATTCACCTTTGAAACAAACAACGGCGGATCCTCAATCCGATAAGGGGAAACAGTCCGGTGATTCGAATCAGAGCTCTGAACAAGGAAAATCGATTCGAGGCGGG CCTATTTCTTGGTTGAGCTTTCTTTTGCTGGTTGCTACTGGAGCAGGGGTTGTCTTCTACTACGATCAGGAAAAGAAACGGCATATTGAAG AAATAAATACGTCTTCCACTGCAGTAAAGCAAGGCCCATCAGCTGGTAAAGCAGCCATTGGTGGTCCATTCAAGCTTGTTGACCATAATGGGAAATCTGTTACTGAAAACGACTTCAAGGGGAAATGGACCTTAATATATTTTGGGTTCACTCACTGCCCAGATATATGTCCTGACGAGCTACAAAAACTTGCTACTGCAATCGACAAAATAA AGGCGAAAGCAGGTTTTGAGATAGTACCGGTTTTCATTTCAGTTGATCCTGAGAGGGACTCAGTAGAGCAAGTTCGTGAGTATGTCAAAG AGTTCCACCCGAAGTTGATTGGACTTACTGGAGACCCGGAAGAGATAAAAAAGGCTGCTCGTGCATATAGGGTTTACTATATGAAAACAGAAGAAGAAGGCTCAGATTACCTGGTTGATCACTCGATAATTAT GTACTTGATGGATCCGAACATGGAATTTGTGAAGTTTTTTGGGAAGAATAATGACGTAGAAGCACTTACAGAAGGAATCATTAACGAAATAAAGCAGTACAAAAAAGCTAAAGCCTGA